Proteins co-encoded in one Papaver somniferum cultivar HN1 chromosome 5, ASM357369v1, whole genome shotgun sequence genomic window:
- the LOC113283825 gene encoding uncharacterized protein LOC113283825 isoform X2: MFKVFKFLNQFSTKLGIMAVSSTGHKKSSLFSFLKDRDIDKLWKAPQHKDVVACVNPCSQYSRHTKLRGYLLVHTNGELNQMRDGVCIILYLQYCVVFIYFNG, from the exons ATGTTTAAAGTGTTCAAGTTTCTTAATCAATT CAGCACGAAATTAGGCATAATGGCAGTGAGTTCAACTGGACACAAGAAGTCATCACTCTTCTCATTCTTAAAAG ATCGAGATATTGACAAGTTATGGAAGGCTCCCCAGCACAAGGATGTTGTGGCCTGTGTTAACCCGTGCTCTCAATATTCAC GTCATACAAAGTTGCGTGGTTACTTGCTTGTACACACAAATGGTGAGCTCAATCAAATGAGAGATGGGGTCTGTATCATTCTCTACCTCCAGTATTGTGTTGTTTTCATATATTTTAACGGTTAG
- the LOC113283825 gene encoding O-fucosyltransferase 7-like isoform X3, with amino-acid sequence MFKVFKFLNQFSTKLGIMAVSSTGHKKSSLFSFLKDRDIDKLWKAPQHKDVVACVNPCSQYSRHTKLRGYLLVHTNGELNQMRDGN; translated from the exons ATGTTTAAAGTGTTCAAGTTTCTTAATCAATT CAGCACGAAATTAGGCATAATGGCAGTGAGTTCAACTGGACACAAGAAGTCATCACTCTTCTCATTCTTAAAAG ATCGAGATATTGACAAGTTATGGAAGGCTCCCCAGCACAAGGATGTTGTGGCCTGTGTTAACCCGTGCTCTCAATATTCAC GTCATACAAAGTTGCGTGGTTACTTGCTTGTACACACAAATGGTGAGCTCAATCAAATGAGAGATGGG AATTAA
- the LOC113283825 gene encoding uncharacterized protein LOC113283825 isoform X1 produces MIHFVFIDTTSTPKKVGFTRGLALDVQMNANKGKLVVLFSELNGEPLCDNGPKLANEFVVIVSPIEALRRSSSRQYSTNVKEVLGGIYRIKSMSCCKGSYTTH; encoded by the exons ATGATCCACTTTGTCTTTATAGATACAACATCCACACCAAAGAAAGTGGGATTTACACGGGGGCTTGCACTGGATGTACAGATGAATGCTAACAAAGGAAAGCTGGTTGTTTTGTTTTCAGAATTAAATGGAGAGCCTCTATGCGATAATGGCCCCAAACTCGCAAACGAGTTTGTGGTAATAGTAAGTCCTATAGAAGCACTCAG AAGGAGTTCATCTAGACAGTACTCTACCAATGTTAAAGAAGTTCTTGGAGGAATTTATAG GATAAAATCAATGAGTTGTTGCAAAGGGAGCTACACCACCCACTAA